gcaatgacagaagttaccaccatgtctttagggggagggactctttaaagacatgaaaaattattttttcatgaaccttggaaggtggttaaccttttgttaggaacttgctcaaggttgagcacttgaacttgaaatggggagtggatatcctcattatttcaagtgggaactcaagtgatTAGAAagtgctcaaggttgggtatttgtctacattgagggagaagttaaggatgaatgaagggtatgggaccttcattatcgtgttgatcacaacgagtgatggtgtgaacaacgatgagcaactcttcagggggagagtcgtcaacaaatggatttgttgatgtgtacccaaaattggggcatgggttgatgtgtgcccaaagatgggttgatgtgtgccaatagggggagaatgaaaggacctgtgaatgggtgtaagttaggctttcattatctagagggagtgtgccctcttagggggagaatgaagagcttaatttatgtgttcattacctagtggcatgaagattgaggctataggattagcctaacttacatgtggtattgtaagtgttattgtggtattatcaaacatcaaaaagggggagattgttggtgcaacatcccacaggtcaaggttgacctggttgaccaagctgagtcttggtttgagtttagatgtttgacaataagaaattgattgaagaagagtcaagtaggtcaaggttgaccggatacttgaccgggaagtcctaactggcatgttaggcagaatgaaagacctagtgagtgaagctaggcagtatgaaagtcctggtgagtgaagccaggcagaagaaaagtcctggtgagtgaagccaggcagaaggaagtcctagcgagtgaagctaggcagatggaaaaccctagtgagtgaagctaggtgaaagtcctggtgagtgaagccaggcaagggaaatccagatggatcaaggatgatcggacatctggtgttgggaagtccaagtaggtcaaaggattgactggatacttggcacgaaagaaatccagatgggtcaagattgaccggacatctggtggaagtccaagtaggtcaagagagtgaccggatacttggcatgaaagaaaagtccaagtgggtcaaagggattgaccggacacttggtgagggagtcctagcaggtcaagggagtgactagatgctaggcatgacataccaacaggtcaaggttgaccggatgttggtttgggaggtttgggacttggttttgggcaaaaaccaagtgctggatcgatcagtggatcgatctaggctctggatcgatcagtggatcgatccagacctgtcccagcgaacagagagcctctggatcgatcagtggatcgatccagaggtcccaatcgatcagtggatcgattgggacgctgctgcttcgcgcgatccaggcgtttttcccagagcacagaggcgctctggatcgatccgtggatcgatccaaagcctccccgatcgattgggaacattcgaatcgatcgggatccgaccgttggcgtcgataaaggccgcaggcgcacgattccttcggcattgcttcaccgattcattccagattcatcatagctcctccccagcactctctaagctcctcaccgccagttcttgaaggttcttggaggttcatccaagtcaagaggcgagttgcaacgagaagaagaagaagctagggtttttactgcatatcttgtaagcttttgcttaatctttactaccctttcttctacttgtattgagagtcttgtagggcttctccgccttcggtagttaccgaaaaggagtgtttattagtggaggtgtgtgtgtgtgcgtggatccttggactagtcacctcttgtgaggtggataccaagtaaaatcctattgttaacattgttgtagtttgtttctttgtattccgctgcgcatcactttgaaaaAACAGGCAaggaagcacgacgagcacacgtgaagctattcatccccccctctagctacttttggtcctaacagtttggttcttattaggtctacccttagtgtatgatttcttagggttatctaccatgttaaccttatttctatcattatacctaaatccatgattatgcttacgtaaataatctacattatttctaacaagcatataagaattggagattggattaaacttcaaaatagcgattaccttcccttttacctttgaagctcccccttgacttgtgctcctcttcttttcccatttcttcaagtgctctgataccacttgttgggaccttgatgttcgctagaggggggtgaatagcgtctcacccaaatcgtcgcttcctacgcttgttagtgcacagcggaaacaaaaatactaacaaacaaaagcaaagctaaccctAAAAAacataaacaagaagcaaactcaatgacacgttgtttaacgtggttcggagatgaagctcctactccacggctgttcgtaaggtggacgatcccgatccgtctgtggatgactccccggaaaacctccagctaactcgtgtagctccttgtgggtggagaaacttcgccacaaactctcaccaaggactcttgagaagctagggcattggtagactactaataggggttaaccacctctatttcgtcaactttaaccaagcttccaatgcttggttatataggccacgggttgaaaaaccccgcctactagtcgactgccaaaacatgcagtcgactgtccttcgtggaaattcgaccattGCAgcccaatggctcgataccaaccctctgttcgctctcagtcgactgcactagtcaactgcatcagtcgactcatgaaaccaccagtcgactgctacagtactgttacagtaacgctacagtgctgttacagtaccgctacagtaaaccctaattctagaattttatcctgagtacattcactcaacactcattctcgcccgaccaacctagacctagccttctagcctcctccatcagctttgcgtccctcggatgcctccccatccttcacgtcttgccttctggagcttccatcggctttgtcattgttgtcgggtcttcctttgccaagaggtcgcgcctcggggacttcatccattgtcaagtcacacttggacttacgttgccaagactacatgcttggacttacaccgccaagactcatccttggactttcctcctttgccaagatcacacatgggctttccttgttgtacctgtatcctgcacactcacaatgcatatcaaatacaacaataaacctaacttaaacctttgcccaaacatcaaaacttagggtacccagattgcttcaACACAGACAACAGataaaggaagtcctagtaggtcggataGACTGAAGGATAGAGGACCTAGTGGGTCGAAGGATCGGACTTGGGAAGCATGTGGTCCTTTATttaagggggggattgttgggtttgtaaggttgtaaacatagtctcacattgtaaaacacatgagaaagatcatgagtttataaagagaaaagatatcttcattggcatgaggtcttttgggaaGAGCCCAAAAGCAAAACCATGAAGATTTATGCTcgaagtggataatatcatgcaattatgtCCAACATGACGGTCATCGATAACCTTGGCCATATGAGTGAATCTCTAAGCTATGATGAAGCTCATATTTTCGTATCCATGATCAGTATTTGGAACATTCTTGGAAGAATAGGTGGAGGCTATTTGTCCGAGGTTCTTGTGAGGTACGAATTTGGTGCCACTTGCAAAAGTTTTCAAGATGATTTGATGCTAACAAAAAATTTGTTCTCAGGGACTAAGCATATCCTAGGCCAGTGGCTTTGGCAGTCTTTCAGGTTGTAATGGCAATTGGACACTTATTCTTTGCCATGGCTTGGCCTGGAACAATGTACATAGCTAGGAACCCTTTTAGTTAGACTTGGATATGGAGCTCACTGGGCCATTGTTCCTGCTGCAGCATCTGAGTTGTTTGGCTTGAAGAACTTTGGAGCTCTGTACAATTTCCTCACAGTAGCTAATCCCACAGGCTCACTAATCTTTTCTGGCCTGATTGCCAGCGTAATCTACGATTATGAAGCATCGCAGCGAGCCCAGAAACACCACAAATCACTTCTACGAATCCGAAGATTATTCGAAGTTGCTTCATTCAGTGGGGAGGAAACAGTGAAATGCACAGGGGCCATCTGTTTCTTCCTCAGCTCACTAATAATGTCGGGACTTTGTGCCATCGCTGTTGTTCTGAGTCTGATTCTCATTTACAGAACTAGAATTGTGTACCGAAACCTTTATAGTAGAACTCTCAAATAGTTCGGAAAAGGGTTCCTCGTCCCTTTGGGAAAGAAGTGACTGCCATCAACAATTCATTATGTGTTTCTAAATTGTGTATTTAGAGAAGGGTACATCTTGAATGTTTTCTGGTATATTGATTATGTTGATCCAGCAACCAATAATTTTGAGGCATTGGCTTGTATCCCTTCTGTTTTATGCTTCTAATTTGATTGTGTCAAACTCAAAACATTTCTACATTTCATTACATAGTTTCTGATTAACGATCCCATTGCAATTAGAAGTTTTCCATTTCATCTTCATATGGCTGCAGCTCCAATATTAATGGATGATGTTTTAGCTCATAAAATCATTATGTTGAGGATAAGAATCTAGTGCATGTGTTTCTCTTTAATTCTGTATAAAGACACTTCTCACAAGCTAAGAGTTGTTCGTATGATCAATAGAAACATACAAAGAGAGCAATAAAATCAAGATAAAGTTAGACTTAGCTTTTATTCATGTTCAAACTCATACATTGTTAAACCATTCCATCATTAGCATTTTGATCAGGAGTGTGTATTCGATTTGGGCCTTGTGGGACTAAACGCATTGTCTCAACATCATTTCTATCAATAAAACCAACATCAATGTCTTGGACACCAAATTCAACACCATTATGGATTGGGTCAGGGCCACTTGGTACCTTACGCATTGCACCAACATCGTTTATATCAATAAAACCACCACTGTGTTGTATTGGTTCTGGACCACTTCCAACTGTGCGCGTAGCATCAATGTCTTGGACACCAAATTCAACTCCATTATGGATTGGGTCAGGGCCACCTGGTACATTACGCATTGCACTAACACCACCATTACCTTGCTCCCCATGATTTATCGAGGCACCTGGAACTACCTGCAGCACTCTTGCTCCAGAGGTACAACAAAAGGTGCATACGACTGTTAACAGAGTTAATGAAACATAAGGAGATGCTCTTTGAACCATTGTAGTTGTAGTTGTAAAGGTTAACGCAGTCCACGCTCCAGACGAAGGATGTAGCAGTCCACGCTCCGGATGAAGGATGTAGGATGGTTGTGAGGTATCAGTGCTCTACGCTTTATACTTGCGGATATCATACCCAAAGATTGATATTGTTGATAGAACAACAATCTACAGGTTTAGAAACGTAAAGATAAGCTAAGGGCATTAAATGGTTGGTATGTATGCATACATGCTCGTGTTATCCTCTCTCTATTTTGTTGATAGAACAACAATCTACAGGTTTTGAAAGAAACGTAAAGAATTAAATGATGGGTATGTATGCATATATGCTCATGTTATCCTCTACTCTATCTCTCTAAAaaaatcatcaaaataaataaataaataataaaagcaaaaaaaaaaaaaaaaaaagctgcgGACATTGTCGCAGTGTCGCAGACGTAGTCCTCAGCACAACGTCCGCTAACATAAACTTGTATATATATTGAGTTATACAGACTAGTCCGTAGCTTTATATATATTAGACAAGCACACCGTGACAGTTATTATATTCTGTTTTAAGCTGTAACACGACTGTCTGTATCGAGTCGGATAGATCGATCCATTAAAAATTCATCATTTGATTGGATATATAGGTCACTTAGTGAGTTGAAAAATCTCCAATTCGTATCCAGTATAATCTACAATGAGTTATAGATTAGACAGGTTAGTCCatcaaattataaaaaatatagaaaaaattattattcattaaatttgatcatttaataaataaattttgatttaaaagtatattttgagttttttatttttattttctttctcaatCCACGGGCTAATTCGAATCTGTCTGTCTccacttttaaataaattaataaaattgtaATTCACGCATCCAATCAAAATCAACAACTCTATTCCGTTTGAAGCCGGACTCAATATGCCAATTCACACGTCATAATCATTCCAAAATTACAAAAGCAAAATACTTaagcaataaaataaaataatttaaattaaatttcaataaAACAATATTGATTATTGGACTTCCTTTATCATAGCTATTTAAGCTAACTTGTATCATAGAATATATATTgagataaaaaattatatttcttcCTTAATTATATTTCTCTTCTATCCCTAAATAtcatatcttctccccctttaattACTATCAGAGCGAGATGAGACTTAAGAAAAATGACATCTAGAAATGTTGCTATTCTATTTCTACATACTTTCAACGGAAAAGATTATAATTATTGGAGAAGTAGATTTGAAATTTAGTTGAAAGTATTCGACTTGTGGAATATAGTCGATAAATGATTTATTGAGTGTAGAAGttgtagcttgttatgttttGAGTGTTGTATTGAATTCTGGCTAAACAATACTTTTATaaggtgttgaaggtgcctccatcctcgtccgaggtgcctccagttgCAAAATTTATCCCCTTAGCTTCAGACTCGATAAGTTTCGTAGACTGTGCTCTTTATTTGCCCAAAGACACCTTCCAGGtgctccgaggtgcctccaatgcactCCAAGATGCCTTCCATCACTCCAGGGGTGCCTCCTCGCAATGTAAATTTTATCCTCAAAGTTTATCTGTTCGAGGGCGCCTCTACCCTATCTAGGGCGCCTTCATGCAGCTCTGAGACACATCCGAGCAACTCTGAGAAATCTCGAGCACTGTTAACTTAAGGCTAACTTATGTATTTCAGctcctacaaaatatgttagttcaAATACCTAAGATAtcttacaaaacagagttagcacaatataaaataatattaattaattaatttgacagTTTTGGGATTGTCTAGTTCTGACTTTCAAATTTTcatgaaatcctaggtcgaaccgacgtctactatTCTCTCAATGGGGaatacatcctcacctactcctcttaggagagataACCTAATGTCAAACTGGTCCTCCAAACTGTttaaacttttgctcagcatctgacACTTTAGTACTTTCTATTGGACATCCGATCCTCGACttatccagtcttccacctggtgtccgtGACCTTCAGGATTTTTACTTATTGTCCTCAACCAGTAGGATTTTTTGCCTAATATCcacgacctgctaagacttctaCCCAGTCCCTTGGACCAGTACTTCCTTACCTAGCTGCAACTAGGGCTTTCCACTTGCCTAGtatactaggacttttacctttcTTAAACTCACTTAGAACTTTCTTGCACACTTAATTAGACTTATTAGAACCACAATAAtccttaactttaaaccctttgtcaCTATCAAAACTTGGATTCAATCATCTGGTGCTTTCTACACCAACCGGTTATACTGGCAGTGACTTAGTAGGAAATATCAATGTCACGcctcgagagtaaggttgtccgatgaaaatcggacagcacctccctgtaacaatgacaatatgaagcataataCATTATCATATGACTTCTCACAAGCAACATCATCCCACATGACTGAATATAAAAacagccacgcagtttataagcagCTCACACAGCTGAAAGTAAACACAACCATGCAATTTATAGTCAGCCCACATGGCTGAAacaaaacacaacggaaatcaCAAGTAATGATCACAAAACCATAATACAACTAACTGCAAGCCAGCCCGGCTTGACACGACAACTACATCAAATCAAGCACAAGATATCACAAAActaaactccatataaaagatacaaatacaagaacaagtacaaaaccaataATGTGAATGGAAACACTAACGAAAGGAgaagctcgatgtgacatgggactggcaaacaggatcttcaggcgactccataaattctTTACCTGTTACCTGGTAAAATAAACTATTTCatggggtggtgagtactaagactcagcgggtaatagacagatagtgcatgagtatagtaaagaattagagatacaaaggtatacagtctcgtagggaaaatagaagatactacagtgatatcatattaagtgttcatacctgaaactatatcctaggctagtaatagaaggtcaggtgtagcaaagacctgctacCATATTACTCATAAGTACTACATGGGTAACatatgaggtatatacatattaataataagtaagtcagtgtctacacacatatcacaggtatatatctcaacctatgtaagcatatcagcataagtaagcaacagcagTATAAACTAGCaacatcagcataagtaagcaacagtatcagcaagtataataataacagtgtatacacagatggtcactcccgcccacccctctgtaCCATGACCCCTgaatggtcgagaggccgggtcaatgacaaactgtacaccactccagctaccactactctcgagtggctgaGAGGACAATTACAtaatagctaactagctacatctgcgacgggatCCCTGCTACTCGTAACTCCAGCAATTACTACTCATATGTGAGCAAGTGGGAGCACTATAGGACAAGTGGCAcgctccagctatcactacccatgagtggtcgagcgtgcggccctgaccaacgaccctctcaaccacaagggagacatggtcgccgccatgcatgcaatgacatgatgtgtAAAATGTAGTAGTCATCAAATGTATATAAACAGAAATCAGGTATGTTACACGAAGCCAGCATACTCAGTAAGAtgtgtaaataaacaacattcaagcaagtaagcatggtatctagtatctgctaaatatcatagatagcaacgaaagattgtatagatatagaaacgagtagctcaaagatcgagtggataagcatcaagcacaaaaaaaatacgagtggagttaagataaacacagtaactatctgaatatttagctcatgcactaagatcaatgcactaaagagataaagcaaaaaGTACCCGCCTTCATTGTGAAAATCATGCCAATACAATTCCTACATCGAGGCGCtcatctcaaatcaaagtcctgcacaTAGCATATACAACATAGCTAAGTTTTATCATAAACCAAATAGCTAAACCTAATCCTAATCTAATTAAGAAATTGTACTTAAATTCCATTTAATAATCCAACACTTCCTTCACAGCTAATCTTCTTATGACTTAAtccaattcaattagttaacCCTTCTTATTAACATGCTTCAAATCCAACAAAACCTGAACTAACAATCCAACTTATCCAATCATGTTTAATTCCATCAACAACTAAACATTACGAATTAAACATGCATAATTCATCCACATAATCAGTTGCTAACCACCACCtctgataatccaaccaacaCAACTAATTACTCATTAACCACGATAGAACATATTAAAGTCCCAAACTGATACAAAGCTATATCAACCTAACACCATCAATCCAAATCAACCAATCCATCATTAAATACAAACCAATCTCCATACACAACTTACCTCATTTCGAATTGCTCCTTCATCGACTCACAGCCGGGGATGTTCATTATAAGAACAAGATGGTCGGAACTAGGTGACTGTACAACCCTTCAAATGAAAACGTTCCTaatcaaaatacaaataaatagcATTATATCTAagtataaaactttatccaaacttacccaaatccaaaGACTTCGTCGTCAATTCAGCCGAAGAACTTGCTGCCGAGGATTCATGGTCGAAGCTACAGTGCAACCATGGATCTCCAAACAAATCCTAAAACATAATTAATACCTCCATATCTAAATTCCAACTTCCAATCAGAAGTAACATAAGTCAAACAAGCTTAGTTCAAGAGATTTGTTACCCCTTTCTCCTCTTCCCAATGGGTGATCACTGCCCTACAAGCGGATTCACAGCTTCTTCTTTAGCAGCACAACAGCACAGCATGCGACAAAGGCTTGGTGGCAGTggtgtcggtgcaaccttaggtcaaggttgacctggttgaccagactcgagttgtgttttgatgtttgacgagttatgtttgacaatgtttgacgtgaacagaaaagttgtatcttgatgttttacaaggatacaagattgggagattgtgggtgcaacccgtggtcaaggttgacctggttgacccgaggtgagttgacctgactcggaaaagtccaagcagggagcttggcacgggaaaagtccaagcagggagcttggcatgggaaaagtccaagcagggagtttggcatggtgaaaagtccaagcagggagcttggcacgagaaaagtccaagtatggagacttggcacggagaagtccaagtatggaagcttggcacatgggaagttggagagggctcggtagctcattctccggactgtgatcagagagggctcgggagctcgttctctggaccggatggaagtcggagagggctcggtagctcgttctctggaccggatgtggaaagtcctggtgagtgaagccaggcagacggataagtcctggtgagtgaagccaggcagttgtgaaaatcctagtgagtgaagctaggtgaaagtcctggtgagtgaagccaggcagtgagaaagtcctggtgagtgaagccaggtgaaaaccctagtgagtgaagctaggtgaaagtcctggtgagtgaaaccgggcaagggaaaatccagatggatcaagggtgatcggacatctggtgttgagaaggtcaagtaggtcaagggagtgaccggatacttgacacgaagagaaaagtccaagtgggtcaaagggattgaccggacacttggtggggagtcttagcaggtcaagggagtgaccggatgctaagaatGATGGTCAGTTGACCGATAGAAGGTATTggacgccctgatcggtcacgagaccgatcagggaacctcctgatcggtctgtggaccgatcagaaggtgatcagtagcattcagcgaagctgatcggtccccggaccgatcagagaacttcctgatcggtccgtggaccgatcagagatcgatcagTAAGCCCCCTACGTCACGGACTTAACCCAGCCCCAGacggtgatgcctgatcggtctggccctagccgttgagagacaacg
This region of Zingiber officinale cultivar Zhangliang chromosome 9A, Zo_v1.1, whole genome shotgun sequence genomic DNA includes:
- the LOC122019465 gene encoding CLAVATA3/ESR (CLE)-related protein 4A-2-like; the protein is MVQRASPYVSLTLLTVVCTFCCTSGARVLQVVPGASINHGEQGNGGVSAMRNVPGGPDPIHNGVEFGVQDIDATRTVGSGPEPIQHSGGFIDINDVGAMRKVPSGPDPIHNGVEFGVQDIDVGFIDRNDVETMRLVPQGPNRIHTPDQNANDGMV